The following are from one region of the Hyphomicrobium album genome:
- a CDS encoding polyhydroxyalkanoate depolymerase: MLYLAYQAHADLVEPAKTLARSSLAMLGTWGSQVNVPIVRNLSAAYELIARAGLTHARPEYAIPAVTVGNREVEVTEEPVLALPFGTLLRFKKDIDLEQPRVLVVAPLSGHFATLLRNTVRTLLPDHDVYITDWHNARDVSADAGQFGFDDYIAYVIRFLEALGPGAHLVAVCQPCVQALAAVAVMAADGNAAQPASMTLMAGPIDTRVNPTKVNKLATGKPMSWFERNLIARVPWKYPGAGRRVYPGFVQLTAFVSMNINRHYNAHQELYEHLRNGEHEKAQVIKTFYDEYFAVLDLSAEFYLETVQWVFQEARLPKGELTYRGAPVDLKAIRKTALLTVEGERDDICALGQTASAHDLCTSLRPHMKRHHMQAGVGHYGVFSGRKWEGQIYPLVRNMILASD; the protein is encoded by the coding sequence ATGCTCTACCTCGCCTATCAAGCCCACGCCGACCTGGTTGAGCCGGCCAAGACGCTCGCGCGCTCATCGCTCGCCATGCTCGGCACCTGGGGTAGCCAGGTGAACGTGCCGATCGTCCGCAATTTGTCGGCCGCCTACGAGCTGATCGCCCGCGCCGGGCTGACCCACGCCAGGCCGGAATACGCCATTCCGGCCGTTACGGTCGGCAATCGCGAGGTCGAGGTCACCGAGGAGCCGGTGCTCGCGCTGCCCTTCGGCACGCTCCTCCGCTTCAAGAAGGACATCGACCTCGAGCAGCCGCGCGTCCTCGTCGTGGCGCCGTTGTCGGGCCACTTCGCGACGCTGTTGCGCAACACGGTGCGCACGCTACTTCCGGATCATGACGTCTACATCACCGATTGGCACAACGCGCGCGACGTGAGCGCCGACGCCGGCCAGTTCGGCTTCGACGACTACATCGCCTACGTCATCCGCTTCCTCGAAGCGTTAGGCCCCGGCGCGCACCTCGTCGCCGTTTGCCAGCCCTGCGTACAGGCACTCGCCGCCGTGGCAGTGATGGCGGCCGATGGCAACGCCGCGCAGCCCGCCAGCATGACGCTGATGGCCGGCCCTATCGACACGCGCGTCAACCCGACCAAAGTGAACAAGCTGGCGACGGGCAAGCCGATGAGTTGGTTTGAGCGCAACCTCATCGCCCGCGTCCCGTGGAAATATCCGGGCGCCGGGCGCCGCGTCTATCCGGGCTTCGTGCAGCTCACCGCCTTCGTGTCGATGAACATCAATCGGCACTACAACGCGCACCAGGAACTCTACGAGCACCTGCGCAACGGCGAGCACGAGAAGGCGCAGGTCATCAAGACGTTCTACGACGAGTATTTCGCCGTGCTCGATCTCTCCGCCGAGTTCTATCTCGAGACGGTGCAGTGGGTGTTCCAGGAAGCGCGTCTGCCAAAGGGCGAGCTGACCTACCGGGGCGCGCCGGTCGATCTCAAGGCGATCCGCAAGACGGCGCTGCTGACGGTCGAAGGCGAGCGCGACGACATCTGCGCGCTGGGGCAGACGGCCTCCGCGCACGACCTCTGCACCAGCCTGCGCCCGCACATGAAGCGGCACCACATGCAGGCGGGTGTCGGGCACTACGGCGTGTTCAGCGGACGCAAGTGGGAAGGACAGATCTATCCGTTGGTGCGCAACATGATCCTTGCCAGCGACTGA
- a CDS encoding response regulator, producing MTPFYHPTSILVLDDDPLFLESLDFQFSEEVSCQTFTRPDAALEHLRAQSTQHPNFARYFKDVSDMDLGSETRFGDRLLRLQLSELRSVIEDRARQQRVSVAVVDYDMPKMTGVEFCRAIRDLPVRTILLTGKAGLETAISAFNEGVIDCFLQKQDSGVTVALRREIKRLQEEYFADISAPIASALALQRPCFFSDPSFVALLKEVMEKNSIVEHYVCAGPPGVMMRDADGNESFLLVSDGERVNNQCEAAETQQAPADMVQLLRTRKAQAWFPTQEGLYHPDYEKNWARFIWPAQLLPGSGAWSYSVIRHGQTVEEPLSRTA from the coding sequence ATGACGCCGTTCTACCACCCGACTTCGATCCTCGTTCTCGATGATGATCCGCTTTTTCTAGAAAGCCTGGATTTTCAGTTTAGCGAGGAAGTGTCGTGTCAAACGTTTACTCGTCCCGACGCCGCCCTCGAGCATCTGCGCGCCCAGTCGACGCAGCATCCGAATTTTGCCCGTTACTTCAAAGACGTCTCGGACATGGACCTGGGATCTGAGACGCGATTCGGCGACCGCCTTCTGCGCCTACAGCTTTCGGAGTTGCGCTCGGTGATCGAGGACAGAGCGCGCCAGCAGCGCGTCTCGGTCGCCGTCGTCGATTATGACATGCCGAAAATGACGGGCGTCGAGTTCTGCCGCGCCATTCGCGACTTGCCGGTGAGAACCATCCTGCTGACCGGCAAGGCCGGTCTGGAGACCGCGATCTCGGCCTTCAACGAGGGCGTCATCGATTGCTTCCTGCAGAAGCAGGACTCTGGCGTCACGGTTGCCCTACGCCGCGAGATCAAACGCCTCCAGGAGGAGTACTTCGCCGACATCTCGGCGCCCATCGCCAGCGCGTTGGCCCTGCAGCGGCCTTGCTTCTTCTCCGACCCGAGCTTCGTCGCGCTCCTCAAGGAGGTCATGGAGAAAAACAGTATCGTCGAGCACTACGTATGCGCGGGGCCACCCGGCGTGATGATGCGCGACGCTGACGGCAACGAGTCGTTCCTCTTGGTCTCGGACGGCGAGCGGGTGAACAACCAGTGCGAGGCAGCGGAGACCCAGCAGGCGCCCGCCGACATGGTTCAGCTGCTGCGCACACGCAAGGCACAGGCTTGGTTTCCGACGCAAGAGGGCCTCTACCATCCGGATTACGAAAAGAACTGGGCCCGCTTCATCTGGCCGGCACAGTTGCTGCCGGGATCGGGGGCATGGAGCTACAGCGTCATCCGCCACGGCCAGACGGTTGAAGAACCGCTGAGTCGCACGGCCTGA
- the cqsA gene encoding alpha-hydroxyketone-type quorum-sensing autoinducer synthase, translating into MLFRVTNKRPALRPKELAGPVIPREPEFLRARVDDYHVRRKVDLWQGCHPLQGRTPRPGDIKVRSNDYLCLADHPHVIESEIAALRTGGHGDAVSRVWVHHERDVICEFEQRVAQLMRAEDCVVCASGYTANVGLIQSFATRGAPVYLDMKAHISLHEGVVSAGARPVLFRHNDPQSLDRMLAQNGPGLVCVDALYSTDGDLAPLKEFVEVCERHGGALVVDETHSFGAQGPGGAGLVVAAGLAERVHFRTVGLSKAVASRGGLVVSSRRNIEYFRYESLPTIFSTSVMQHEVAGFDAVLDILQREDWRRDKLHANHTYLRQGLDALGYNVAASKTQIIALEPGDIRQTTVLRDALEKRGVFGAIFFPPATPDKRCIIRFTVNCGLSRHELDRIIEVCGEIREEVGMAEWRSTKRKFAGGAGTVQATKQREKAAASRLGRSRVLNSWLNNRKLNREGGSDVDLGTTRDRASGPLDNHPAK; encoded by the coding sequence GTGCTGTTTCGCGTCACAAATAAGCGGCCTGCTTTACGGCCAAAAGAGCTCGCTGGGCCGGTAATCCCGCGGGAGCCGGAATTCCTCCGTGCTCGCGTTGACGATTACCACGTTCGCCGGAAAGTCGACCTTTGGCAGGGGTGCCATCCCCTGCAGGGCCGGACACCGCGTCCTGGCGACATCAAGGTCCGCAGCAACGACTATCTTTGTCTTGCCGACCATCCCCACGTCATCGAAAGCGAGATCGCCGCGCTGCGCACCGGCGGTCATGGCGATGCCGTCTCCCGCGTTTGGGTGCATCACGAGCGCGATGTCATTTGCGAGTTCGAGCAGCGCGTCGCCCAGCTGATGCGCGCCGAGGACTGCGTCGTTTGCGCGTCGGGCTATACGGCGAACGTCGGCCTCATCCAGTCGTTCGCGACCCGGGGCGCCCCCGTCTATCTCGACATGAAGGCGCACATCTCGCTGCACGAAGGCGTGGTGAGCGCCGGCGCGCGGCCCGTATTGTTCCGCCACAACGACCCGCAATCGCTCGATCGCATGCTGGCGCAGAACGGCCCCGGCCTCGTCTGCGTCGATGCCCTGTACAGCACCGACGGAGACCTCGCACCGCTCAAGGAGTTCGTCGAGGTTTGCGAGCGCCACGGCGGCGCCCTCGTGGTCGACGAAACGCACTCTTTCGGTGCCCAGGGACCCGGCGGAGCCGGTCTCGTCGTCGCTGCTGGCCTCGCTGAGCGCGTTCACTTCCGGACGGTAGGACTTTCCAAGGCCGTCGCGAGCCGTGGCGGCCTCGTGGTGTCATCGCGCCGCAACATCGAATACTTCCGCTACGAGTCCCTGCCGACGATCTTCAGCACCTCCGTGATGCAGCACGAGGTTGCTGGATTCGATGCCGTGCTCGACATCTTGCAGCGCGAGGATTGGCGCCGCGACAAGCTGCATGCCAACCACACGTACCTCCGCCAGGGGCTCGACGCGCTCGGCTACAACGTGGCGGCGTCGAAGACGCAGATCATCGCCCTCGAGCCGGGCGACATCCGCCAGACGACCGTCTTGCGTGATGCGCTCGAGAAGCGCGGAGTCTTCGGCGCGATCTTCTTTCCGCCGGCGACACCGGACAAGCGGTGCATCATCCGCTTCACGGTGAACTGCGGACTGAGCCGGCACGAGCTCGATCGCATCATCGAGGTTTGCGGCGAGATCCGCGAGGAAGTGGGGATGGCCGAGTGGCGCTCCACGAAGCGCAAGTTCGCGGGCGGTGCGGGCACGGTACAAGCGACCAAGCAGCGCGAGAAAGCGGCAGCCTCTCGCCTAGGCCGCAGCCGCGTTCTCAATAGCTGGCTGAACAACCGGAAGCTCAATCGTGAAGGAGGTTCCGACGTTGACCTTGGAACGACACGAGATCGTGCCTCCGGCCCCCTCGACAATCATCCGGCAAAATGA
- a CDS encoding NADP-dependent malic enzyme: MTSPRSSKAAQARFTEQEALQFHAQGKPGKLEITPTKPLTTQRDLSLAYSPGVAVPVHAIANDPATVYDYTSKGNLVAVVSNGTAILGLGNLGALAAKPVMEGKAALFKRFADIDAIDLLVDTEDTEQFINAVRYLGPTFGGINLEDIRAPDCFIIEQRLKELLDIPVFHDDQHGTAIIAAAGLINALELTGRDLESCKLVVNGAGAAGIACLELAVSMGIPKSNVILCDTKGVVYQGRKEGMNQWKSAFAAKTKARTLAEALKGADALFGLSVKGAVTQDMVRSMAPKPIIFAMANPDPEITPEEVYAVRDDAIVATGRSDYPNQINNVLGFPFIFRGALDVQASTINEAMKVAAAEALAQLARAEVPDQVAAAFHGRRATFGPEYIIPAPFDPRLIVNIPTAVAKAAMDSGVARKPIVDMDAYVAKLEGRLDPLAGWLQSTFSAVRADPKRAVFAEGEEPAVIRAAHSYFSQGFGVPILIGSADVVREQFRALGMVIRPEYEIIDTHKNAHIEEFSSYLYARLQRRGYLKRDCQRLVANERNVVGALMVAHGMADALVSGVTRNWTSVYDDVQRVLDPEPGRNVIGVSLVLLRGRAVLVADTSVHDMPTSTELADIATEAARSARNFGIEPRVALLAYSTFGQPRGERSDVVHEAVAILDERQVDFEYDGDMAADVALNRDLMRHYPFCRLSDTANVLVMPAFHAASISTKMLKELGGATIIGPILVGLSRSVQICGFGAKDSDIVNMAAIAAYDAGRRG, translated from the coding sequence ATGACCTCCCCGCGCAGTTCGAAGGCCGCACAAGCGCGGTTCACGGAACAGGAAGCGCTGCAGTTCCATGCGCAGGGCAAGCCTGGCAAGCTCGAGATCACGCCGACCAAGCCGCTGACGACCCAGCGCGATTTGTCGCTCGCCTATTCGCCGGGGGTCGCCGTGCCCGTGCACGCGATCGCAAACGACCCGGCGACCGTCTACGACTACACGAGCAAGGGCAACCTCGTGGCCGTTGTCTCCAACGGCACCGCGATCTTAGGTCTCGGCAATCTCGGCGCGCTCGCTGCCAAGCCGGTCATGGAGGGCAAGGCCGCGCTGTTCAAGCGCTTCGCCGACATCGACGCCATCGATCTGCTGGTCGACACCGAGGACACCGAGCAGTTCATCAACGCCGTTCGCTATCTCGGCCCGACGTTCGGCGGCATCAACCTGGAAGACATCCGCGCGCCCGACTGCTTCATCATCGAGCAGCGGCTGAAAGAGCTGCTCGACATCCCCGTATTCCATGACGACCAGCACGGCACGGCGATCATCGCCGCCGCCGGCCTGATCAACGCGTTGGAGTTGACCGGCCGCGATCTCGAGAGCTGTAAGCTGGTGGTCAACGGCGCCGGGGCCGCTGGCATCGCCTGTCTCGAGCTCGCGGTATCGATGGGCATTCCGAAGTCCAACGTCATCCTGTGCGACACCAAGGGCGTCGTCTATCAGGGCCGCAAGGAAGGCATGAACCAGTGGAAGTCGGCGTTCGCCGCCAAGACCAAGGCGCGCACGCTTGCCGAGGCATTGAAGGGCGCCGACGCCTTGTTCGGCCTATCGGTGAAGGGCGCCGTCACGCAGGACATGGTGCGCTCCATGGCGCCCAAGCCGATCATCTTCGCCATGGCCAACCCCGACCCGGAGATCACGCCCGAGGAGGTCTATGCGGTGCGCGACGATGCCATCGTTGCCACCGGCCGTTCCGACTACCCCAACCAGATCAACAACGTATTGGGCTTCCCGTTCATCTTCCGCGGCGCCCTCGACGTACAAGCCTCGACCATCAACGAGGCAATGAAGGTCGCTGCCGCCGAGGCGCTCGCCCAGCTCGCCCGCGCCGAAGTACCCGACCAGGTCGCCGCTGCGTTCCACGGCCGGCGCGCCACGTTCGGGCCGGAGTACATCATCCCGGCCCCGTTCGACCCGCGCCTCATCGTCAACATACCGACGGCAGTGGCCAAGGCCGCGATGGATTCCGGCGTCGCGCGCAAGCCGATCGTCGACATGGACGCCTACGTGGCGAAGCTCGAGGGGCGCCTCGATCCGCTGGCGGGCTGGCTGCAGTCGACGTTCAGCGCCGTGCGCGCCGATCCCAAGCGCGCCGTCTTCGCCGAGGGCGAAGAGCCGGCGGTGATCCGCGCCGCACACAGCTATTTCAGCCAAGGTTTCGGCGTGCCGATCCTCATCGGCTCGGCCGACGTGGTACGCGAGCAATTCCGTGCCCTCGGCATGGTGATCCGCCCCGAGTACGAGATCATCGACACGCATAAGAACGCGCACATCGAGGAGTTCTCCTCCTACCTCTATGCGCGGCTGCAGCGGCGCGGCTACCTGAAGCGCGACTGCCAGCGGCTCGTCGCCAACGAGCGTAACGTAGTGGGTGCGCTAATGGTGGCGCACGGCATGGCGGACGCGCTGGTCAGCGGCGTCACGCGCAACTGGACGAGCGTCTACGACGACGTACAGCGCGTGCTCGACCCGGAGCCTGGCCGCAATGTCATCGGCGTCTCGCTGGTGCTACTGCGTGGCCGCGCCGTGCTCGTCGCCGACACCAGCGTGCACGACATGCCAACGTCGACCGAGCTGGCCGACATCGCCACGGAAGCAGCTCGGTCGGCGCGCAACTTCGGCATCGAGCCGCGCGTGGCGCTGCTCGCCTACTCGACCTTCGGGCAGCCGCGCGGAGAACGCTCGGACGTGGTGCATGAGGCCGTCGCCATCCTGGACGAGCGCCAGGTCGACTTCGAATACGACGGCGACATGGCAGCGGACGTGGCCCTCAATCGCGACCTGATGCGGCACTATCCGTTCTGCCGGCTGTCGGACACTGCGAACGTACTGGTCATGCCGGCGTTTCACGCCGCCTCGATCTCCACCAAGATGCTGAAGGAGCTCGGCGGCGCGACGATCATCGGGCCGATCCTGGTGGGCCTGTCGCGCTCGGTGCAGATCTGCGGCTTCGGCGCCAAGGACAGCGACATCGTCAATATGGCCGCCATCGCCGCCTACGATGCGGGCCGGCGCGGCTAG
- a CDS encoding glutathione S-transferase family protein has translation MATAVLTISSKNYSSWSLRGWLLCKMAGLEFHEEVMSADDPSTRAELLLLSPSFLVPCLVHEGIKVWDTLAIAEYLAELSPEAGLLPTDAAARAHCRAVSGEMHSGFHNLRSALPMNLKAQHEGYSVWSGARGDIERVCAIWRECLDTYGGPYLFGGAPTMADAMYAPVCTRFLTYDVKLDSDCAGYCRTISDWPAMIEWTEAARLEPDELEELDVEF, from the coding sequence ATGGCAACAGCGGTGCTCACCATCAGCAGCAAGAACTACTCGTCGTGGTCGCTACGCGGCTGGCTGCTCTGCAAGATGGCGGGGCTCGAGTTCCACGAGGAGGTGATGTCGGCAGACGACCCGTCGACCCGCGCCGAGCTGTTGCTGCTGTCGCCGTCGTTTCTGGTCCCCTGCCTCGTGCACGAGGGGATCAAGGTCTGGGACACCCTGGCCATCGCCGAATACTTGGCCGAGCTCAGCCCCGAGGCGGGCCTGCTGCCCACGGACGCCGCCGCGCGGGCGCACTGCCGGGCCGTATCGGGCGAAATGCACTCGGGCTTCCACAATCTCCGCTCGGCGCTGCCGATGAACCTCAAGGCCCAGCACGAGGGTTATTCCGTGTGGTCAGGCGCCCGCGGCGACATCGAGCGCGTCTGCGCGATTTGGCGCGAATGCCTCGACACCTATGGCGGTCCGTATCTCTTCGGGGGCGCGCCCACCATGGCCGACGCGATGTATGCGCCGGTGTGCACGCGTTTCCTAACATACGATGTGAAGCTAGATAGCGATTGTGCCGGATATTGCAGGACAATTTCAGATTGGCCGGCGATGATCGAATGGACCGAGGCGGCGCGACTGGAGCCTGACGAGCTCGAGGAACTCGATGTTGAGTTTTGA
- a CDS encoding OmpP1/FadL family transporter, which yields MSAQPACALEGYFQHAYGARHKGLAGAGAADGRDATIAIINPAGLVHAGNELDLAFGLFSPTREMEGSGTLGLTPIGKYESNTLEFFIPNLAAAYRVTGNPYVDVVGVAVWGNGAGTNYRNFDRTASPCANGGTGMYCGGAAGVDLQQTFLTLSLAKNITPDFAVGIGPTLARQQFRAKGLSLFAPVSNSIDAEWGYGISGGVDWHIARHLRFGAAIASRTYMGSFEKYADLLADHGDCDVPAYGQAGIAYDVLANLTLMLDYQHIAYGSVPCVANPATNMLTAPFGAANGPAFGWRDVNAVKLGAEWWYRPDVALRAGYAYNTPLFGSRDVQLDILAPATTQHHLTVGGEWRYDKDWSFEFAGMYAPEATVIGVEIIPGPGHGVAVSSEQYEITLGVKYFYDDAQ from the coding sequence TTGAGCGCACAACCGGCCTGTGCCCTGGAAGGATACTTCCAGCACGCCTATGGCGCGCGCCACAAAGGACTTGCCGGTGCCGGTGCCGCCGACGGCCGCGACGCCACGATCGCCATCATCAACCCGGCTGGCCTCGTACACGCTGGCAACGAGCTCGACCTCGCCTTCGGCCTGTTCAGCCCTACCCGCGAGATGGAAGGATCGGGCACTCTCGGCCTGACACCCATCGGCAAGTACGAGAGCAACACGCTCGAGTTCTTCATCCCGAATCTCGCGGCCGCCTATCGCGTCACGGGCAACCCCTATGTCGACGTTGTCGGCGTCGCCGTGTGGGGCAACGGCGCGGGCACGAACTACCGCAACTTCGATCGTACGGCGTCTCCGTGCGCCAATGGCGGCACGGGCATGTATTGCGGCGGCGCTGCGGGCGTCGACCTGCAGCAGACGTTTCTCACGCTGTCGCTGGCCAAGAACATCACACCGGACTTCGCCGTCGGCATCGGCCCGACACTCGCCCGCCAGCAATTCCGCGCGAAAGGCTTGTCGTTGTTCGCCCCCGTGTCGAACAGCATCGACGCGGAATGGGGTTATGGCATCAGCGGTGGCGTCGACTGGCACATCGCCCGACATCTGCGCTTCGGCGCCGCGATCGCGTCACGCACCTACATGGGCTCGTTCGAGAAGTACGCAGATCTCCTCGCCGACCACGGCGATTGCGATGTGCCCGCCTACGGACAAGCCGGCATCGCCTACGACGTGCTGGCCAATCTGACGCTCATGCTCGACTATCAACACATCGCCTATGGTTCGGTACCGTGCGTCGCCAATCCGGCGACCAACATGCTGACCGCCCCCTTCGGCGCCGCCAACGGACCGGCTTTCGGGTGGCGCGACGTCAATGCGGTGAAGCTCGGTGCGGAATGGTGGTATCGCCCCGACGTGGCGCTGCGCGCTGGCTATGCCTACAACACACCCCTGTTCGGCTCACGCGATGTGCAGCTCGACATTCTCGCACCTGCGACAACGCAGCATCACCTGACGGTGGGCGGCGAGTGGCGCTATGACAAGGACTGGTCGTTCGAGTTCGCGGGGATGTATGCGCCGGAAGCCACTGTCATCGGCGTCGAGATCATTCCGGGCCCCGGGCACGGCGTCGCGGTCTCGTCAGAACAGTACGAGATTACACTCGGCGTTAAGTACTTCTACGACGATGCGCAATGA